The genomic interval AATAGAATATAAAAATAGTTACATCTAATAACTCTAGGTTAAAAATGTCCTCCATGTATATACATGGAGGACATTAAGAACAATACTTTAATCAGGCATGATCGGAGATTTTTTAGGTTATTACAAAGAACACCATAGCTAAAAAAATTATTAGTTAAAGCTTAAGAAACAAATCTTATCTTAAACTCATCGGCAATGTTGTCCTCAATAACATCCGTTCCAATGGAGACCAGTTTTGCTATCATTGTATATTCCCCATCCTCAAAATTTCCTTCAACATGGTAGGCTCCAGTAATGGGGTCTGACATGTCAGGACCGTAAACATTTGTTTTGTTCATGTTACTATTAGAGATAAATTCAACCTGAAGATCGGTTCCGCCTATGACATGAAAAGTATTGGTGAAAACAGTTTGATTATTGGTGTTATCGGAAAGCTCAATGTTATATACTATAGGTGTAGTAGGATCGGTTGCAATGTTAATAGGTTGAAAGTTAAACAACGTTCTATCATATTGAGTCTTGTTTATCGTCCAAGCAGGGCTGTTGTTATCAGATTCAAGATTTGCACCAGATTTCATTGTAAAGTAATGACCCGTTTCTGAACCAGCTCCAACATGCACTATTCCGTACATATATGGATGAAGTATGCAATAGTATGCATAATCTCCCGGATTAGCAAAGGTTGTCTGATAGAATCCTCCATAGGGTAGAAATCCCGAATTAAATAATTGTCCAGAGTCTTGTGAGTCAGGCATACCACTAGTCACAGTATGAACTTGGCCCGGGTCATCGTTGAACCATACTATAGTTACACCTGTAGGTATAGACACTAGTGGTGGAACATAGTGAATTGAGGCGTTTGTCGAGACAGCTCCAGCAGGAATATCTATAACATAGGTTGGCAATACCTGTTGGGTGGTTGGCAATGGAGCTAAACCAATCTGGGCAAAGGAACTATTGATTGGTAGATTACTAATTGCCAGGGAAGTGATTGTAAACAATAGCAAGCAAATGGTAAATTTCTTATAGAATATAGTTTTCGAAAACATAACTGTATAAATGCTAATACTTTGGATAATTATAAGGCTTTTGGAAGTATTTAGTAATATTTAGTAGTTAAATATCGATATTTGCAAGATAAAACATCATAAATATTCAAATAAATAAACACTACTGTTACGGCCTCTACTAGGGTCATAATTCATAACAAGTATATCCAGAAAGTTTTCTGAACTATCGCCTAGTTGTAAACATCAAGCCTAAATGATGTAAAAAATTATCATGAAATGAATATCAAGCATATTGAATCGATGGAAATGCTGGAATTTTTGGATCGTGTAAATATCTAATCTGCTCAATACCTTGCATACTGCTAGAGTTCATACTCATGAATTCAAAGCCTACAAAGTTTATGTTAGTAGGTCTCGTATATTTGTTACAAGGCTAGGATGATGTCTTCAGAGTAGATCTAAACCATTGAGCAAAAAGTTACCGAGAATCATTTTTGGAGTTGGAAATAATCCAAATTCTCAACGAGGTCTAGTTGATTATCTCCATTAATTGGGCACATCTAACATTTTTCTCCTGTATTGATATAAATTATAACTTTTTGAATCAAATGACCATCTTCATGTTATTGTATAGATTTTATCAATGTGACAAACTCAGGTTATGTAAAAGAATTTGTAACAAGGATACTTTCCGTTATGAATGAACATTTTTCTTTTATATGTTACCATTAGAAATGATTCTAAAAGTGATGATATGGAATTTAAGGAATTATGAAAGTGCCAAATCCAGTACCATCATTATCGAAAAACCTATTATAAAACAAAATACAGAAAGGGTTTTGTTTACCTCTTTTTGCGATTCAGGCATTATTTTTGCTATGACAACAAGTATCATGGCACCTGCAGCAAAACTTAATGCATAAGGAAGTAACGGTTGTGCTAAAACTACGAACATTGCTCCAATCACACCTGCCACAGGTTCAACTGTAGATGATAGCTGTCCATACCAAAAGCTCTTAATTTTGGACATTCCATGGGCCCTCAATGGCATAGAAACAGCCAACCCTTCCGGAAAATTTTGAAGAGCAATACCTAATGTAAGCGATATTGCTGCGGCTAAATCAGCTCCCATAACACCAATTGATGCTGCTCCAAAAGCTACCCCGATTGCCAACCCTTCTGGGATATTATGTATGGTTATGGCCAGCACCAATATAGTTTTGCTCTCAAAGTCAATACTTGTTGATGCCATGGAGGTGGGATTTCGGTCTTGATTTTTTCGATAAAGTTGTCTTATTATGATATCTGCAATACAAATTACCATGGCACCAACGATAAATCCAACTACCGTGGGAACCCAATAATATGGATTGTCATCAGACTGAAATGATGGAATAATTGATGGGAGAAGAAGAGAAAAGAAACTAGCCGCCAACATAATGCCAGCCGCAAAGCCCAAAAGCGCATCAAAGAACTTTCTATTAATACTACGAGTAAAAAATACGACAGAAGCGCCAATGGCTGTAATCAACCATGCAAAAAAAGTCCCTATAAGGGTCTGATTCAAGGGATTCAATCCCCTAAAAAATGAAACGTCCATAATGACCCAGTTGGTAGTTATAGTAAACTTTGATTAAAGTTTTGATCTATTAAAAGTAAAACGGACAAACTTCCTAATCTACTATGAGCACATCATTCTAGCTTAGTAAATAAATATTTAGAAATTTAAATCTTATATCGACAATTATAATATTACGAAGATCGATTATTTCTCGATATTTGAAGCATACAAAGCCCACCGGTTGCTCGAGAAGCTGGACGGTAAACCTAGAATTAGAGACCATGTGTATGGAAAACTACAATTTAATATTACTAGAGACGAACACGATTACTTGAAATTTCATGGGGTCGGCTTTATGATTTTGGAACCCTAACTCTAAGGAAGAAATTCCCCATATGAACAATTAGATTCAACCAAGGAAAAATACTAAAGCCAAATGGATGATAAAATAAGAAAAATTAGTCGTCTTAAACTTGATAAGGCTTGGTCCTAATAAATTGAAAACACATTAAACTAAACTAAACGAACAATTTTTGCAGTTTTGATCGAGGAGGTTACTGTAATAGGTTTGTTCCATGCAATTTTAACTCCTTTTGAATGGATTGTAGTACCGTATAATCGAATATTTGCTTCCCTTAGGACAGCTATCTCAATTGTACAGCTGACTGGGACGGTATACCGGATAGGAACTATTTCCTCATGATTTGGTTCATCAGCAAGACACCGTTTGGCAAAGGTCGGTAGAATGTGACATACCCCTAATTTGTTATCATCAAACAATTCGCTTGGTTTTTGTTTAAGATTCTCGATTCTATCTAAATATGAATAATAGCCAGTTGCCCCAAAGGAGGTAGTTATGATGACTCCATTGCCAATAACGTATTCGGTAAAATCAGATTTATTCTTTTTATTGTCAAGCTTGTTACTAGAAACGGAAATTGAATATCTAATACAACCGGCAAAAAGCCCGCGCTCTAGATAAACGTCTGTTAATACGCTTATTACGGGCAAAGTTCCATATGTTACATCCAACATTCTCTTTTCGGTTACTACATAGTTTCCTTTTGCAATCTTTCTCAATGCCTTTGGAAGCTCTGATAGAGAAATTTCAGCCAATCTGCTTTTACTTCCTAAAATTTCATTAGTAGGGACACCAACAAACAGCATTGGAATAGATAATTTCTTTCCATAGTAAGAAAATGTTCCGTCTCCACCAATCACTAACGCAATGTCTGAATCTGTTTCTGAAATTTCAAGATCTAGAGAATGTAATATTTTTTGAATTTTTTCTTTTTGAACTTTTGGCCGAATGGGATGAACAAATATCTTAAATTTCAAAAGTATTATGACTACAATAAGTAATATTTTACA from Candidatus Nitrosocosmicus hydrocola carries:
- a CDS encoding cupredoxin domain-containing protein, whose protein sequence is MFSKTIFYKKFTICLLLFTITSLAISNLPINSSFAQIGLAPLPTTQQVLPTYVIDIPAGAVSTNASIHYVPPLVSIPTGVTIVWFNDDPGQVHTVTSGMPDSQDSGQLFNSGFLPYGGFYQTTFANPGDYAYYCILHPYMYGIVHVGAGSETGHYFTMKSGANLESDNNSPAWTINKTQYDRTLFNFQPINIATDPTTPIVYNIELSDNTNNQTVFTNTFHVIGGTDLQVEFISNSNMNKTNVYGPDMSDPITGAYHVEGNFEDGEYTMIAKLVSIGTDVIEDNIADEFKIRFVS
- a CDS encoding ZIP family metal transporter codes for the protein MDVSFFRGLNPLNQTLIGTFFAWLITAIGASVVFFTRSINRKFFDALLGFAAGIMLAASFFSLLLPSIIPSFQSDDNPYYWVPTVVGFIVGAMVICIADIIIRQLYRKNQDRNPTSMASTSIDFESKTILVLAITIHNIPEGLAIGVAFGAASIGVMGADLAAAISLTLGIALQNFPEGLAVSMPLRAHGMSKIKSFWYGQLSSTVEPVAGVIGAMFVVLAQPLLPYALSFAAGAMILVVIAKIMPESQKEVNKTLSVFCFIIGFSIMMVLDLALS
- a CDS encoding NAD(+)/NADH kinase, yielding MKFKIFVHPIRPKVQKEKIQKILHSLDLEISETDSDIALVIGGDGTFSYYGKKLSIPMLFVGVPTNEILGSKSRLAEISLSELPKALRKIAKGNYVVTEKRMLDVTYGTLPVISVLTDVYLERGLFAGCIRYSISVSSNKLDNKKNKSDFTEYVIGNGVIITTSFGATGYYSYLDRIENLKQKPSELFDDNKLGVCHILPTFAKRCLADEPNHEEIVPIRYTVPVSCTIEIAVLREANIRLYGTTIHSKGVKIAWNKPITVTSSIKTAKIVRLV